In Ochotona princeps isolate mOchPri1 chromosome 22, mOchPri1.hap1, whole genome shotgun sequence, the following are encoded in one genomic region:
- the GFRA4 gene encoding GDNF family receptor alpha-4 gives MASHSPHTPPSGSASWTAGNRCVDAAEACTADSRCQQLRAQYVAQCLGRAAEGGCPRSRCRRALRLFFARGPPAHTLALLFCPCASPTCAERRRQTFVPTCAFSRPGAAPPSCLEPRNACERSRVCRPRLLAFQASCVPAPEAPDGCLGGQGAHCLRAYAGLVGTAVTPNYVDNSSARVAPWCDCGASGNRREDCEAFRGLFTRNPCLDGAIRAFDRMWSPVLQRKLDSHQDPKPSFKQVPSAGGPLAGSLLSALLPTLTLQDLL, from the exons ATGGCGAGCCACAGCCCGCACACCCCTCCCTCAGGCTCAGCGAGCTGGACCGCGGGGAACCGATGTGTGGACGCGGCCGAGGCCTGCACGGCGGACTCGCGCTGCCAGCAGCTCCGCGCCCAGTATGTGGCGCAGTGCCTGGGCCGCGCTGCGGAGGGTGGCTGTCCCCGCAGCCGCTGCCGCCGCGCCCTACGCCTCTTCTTCGCCCGTGGGCCGCCGGCGCACACCCTGGCTCTGCTCTTCTGCCCGTGCGCGAGCCCGACGTGCGCCGAACGCCGGCGTCAGACCTTCGTGCCCACGTGCGCCTTCTCCAGGCCCGGTGCAGCTCCGCCCTCCTGCCTCGAGCCCCGCAACGCCTGCGAGCGCAGCCGCGTCTGCAG GCCTCGCCTCCTCGCCTTCCAGGCCTCCTGCGTCCCCGCCCCCGAAGCGCCCGATGGCTGTCTGGGTGGCCAAGGGGCCCACTGCCTGCGTGCCTATGCCGGCCTAGTGG GCACTGCCGTGACCCCCAACTACGTGGACAATTCGAGTGCCCGAGTGGCACCCTGGTGCGACTGTGGCGCCAGCGGAAACCGACGTGAGGACTGCGAAGCCTTCCGGGGGCTGTTCACAAGGAACCCCTGCCTGG ATGGTGCCATCCGGGCTTTTGATAGAATGTGGTCTCCAGTCCTGCAGAGGAAGCTGGACTCCCACCAGGACCCCAAGCCCAGCTTCAAGCAG gtGCCTTCTGCAGGggggccactggcagggagcctcctgtctgccctgcttcccaccttgACTCTTCAGGACCTGCTCTGA